TCCTACACGGATAGTAACACTAGAGATAGACAGCGTAGCTGATAAAAAGTCATATAATAATAGTATCCTTGAACAACCTCTACATTTACACCTTTCTATTTATCCTGAACATAATAGAATTATCTTACACTCATTACTAGCTGAATATGGTAGCTGGTTACTTACATCAGAAAGTATTGAAGTATCTAATGAGCAATTAAAAGGAAATATTTTATTAAAATATAATGGAGAAGCTACTCATCAACTTCCTATAAAAAAACTTAACTCATCAATTACCCTCAGTGGCTCACTAAATAAACCTAATTTTAGTATACAAATGACATTACCTGAAATTAACATTACAAAAAACATAATAGATCTTCAAACAGAACTTGTTATTAATCTAGGACTTTTCTCTACTCACTCTGATATTCTTACATCTGGGACAATTACAGTACAGGGAGAAACTATACCCAATAGTATTCTTTCCAGTGCAGTTGATATAATAGCCTCTACAACAACACATACAATTACCTTAGAGCATGCAACCTTAACATCTCCAGAAATGCATTTTTCCCTATCTGGAGAATTTAATAGTCTTCTAGGAAATATCGATGCAAACCTAAAAGGTAATACTCCAACTCTTAGTATATTTTCTTCTCTTCTTGGACTACCTGATCTTACTGGGCAAAGTAACATTACTATAGGATTACACCGTCAAGGGTCTTCCTCTTCAATAGAAGGAACAGCAACTGTCTCACTTAATAATATGAACTGGGGAGTACAAGCATTACAGGGGACATTAGGTGATAATGCAACTCTAAGTGGAATATATAATTTAACTCCCATAGACTGGTCTATTTCTTTAAACAAATTGAAATTAACAGCAAAGAATGTTTATGCTGAAGGCCTTATTAATTTTCAAAAAAAATACATAGATAGCTCTATAAATCTTATAATTCCTAACCTTCAGCTAATAGCTCCTCCTATATCTGGAGAGTTACAATCCTTAATTACAGTGTCTGGAAAACTTGACGCACCTTCTATAGAAAGCAAAATTTTTTCATCACAACTCACCTGGAATGCGCTCCAACTTAATAATCCTCAACTCATAATAACTACTACTCAATCTTCTTCCTCTGCGATTAAAGGTAATATAACACTCTCGGCTGAGCCAGCTTCATCTGAGGCATTAACCTTTTCAAGTAATTGGGGAATCCTACCTACGGAAATACTAGTAGAAAAAATTATAGGAAATATATTAGGAGTAAATCTTGATGGTAATATTAAAATAACAAAAAAAGATTACCTTATAAATGGTGATATTATTGCAGAAGTTCAGTCTTGGAAAGATATTGCAAACATATTGCAAATACCTATTAGAGGTTCAGCATCAATAAAAATACAGTTTGATCCAAAGAATCAACAATGTATTTCTACTCAATGGCAATTAAAAAATTTCATATTAGGTAATAATTTTAATGTAACTACTATAAAAGGAAGAGCAGATACAATACAACTTCATAAGAATCCTACAATTGCTCTCTCTTCAAAAATTGGTGCTGGTACATATGAAGACTTTCAATGGACACAAGGGACGTTAGACATAAAAGGCACATTAAAAAATTTTAATAGTAAAATAAATATAGCAGGACAAACAACTGTAAACGCAAACTTTCAAACAAATCTTTTTGAAAAAAATATTAATATAACTACTCTTAATTTAAAAAATATTCAAAAAAATATAGGAATTAAGCTCCTTCAGCCAATAAAAATTATAGTCTCACCTCAACAATTTGTTCTTAATAACTGTTCACTAGCAATTCTTCCATCTGGAACAATTACAACTGATATATATGTTACTCCTCAACGACTTAATGCTAATGCAATCATTAAAGAAGTTTCACTTCTCTCTTTCCAACCATTTAGTATACTTCTTCCTCAAGGAAATATAAATGGACACATAACACTTACAGGAATACCTAGTAAACCTAAAGGAACACTCTCATTTGATATTCTAAACATACATTATCCAAGGCCAAATCCATCAATAGCAAACTTACATGTAGAAGGGGAAATTATATCTTCTCCTAACAATATATGTAAACTTAATGCAACCCTAACAGAAAAAAAAGAGCCTATACCTATATCAATACAAGCAACACTCCCTTTTGAGTTCACAGAAAACAATATCCCTATGCTATCTAAAATGAGGCCTTTTTCTGCCCATATCAAGTGGACTGGAATATTAGATACACTTTGGAAACTCATTCCACTTACTGATTACATTATGGCTGGGAATGGATCTTTAGATGCTTCTCTTTCTGGGACTTTAGATAGTCCAACATATGCAATTATAACAACACTTTCTAATGCTAACTTTCAAGATCTCTCCCTTGGTCTTTACTTAGAAAATATCAATGCTAAATTACAGGTCTTTTCTAATAGAATCTCCCATATTCAAGCTACAGCATCTGATGGTAAACAAGGTAGTATACAACTTATTGGTAATATTGGCTCATCTAAAGAACACTTTCCTTTGTCTATTAATGGCTCCTTTACAAACCTTGCTCCATTACAACGTAAAGACCTAAGTCTTACACTTTCAGGAGCAGCTACTCTTGAAGGAACATTAAAACAGTCTGAAGTTAAAGGCGATATTGTTATTAACCAAGGCGAATTTCAACTTACTGAAGGGTTAACCAGTAATATTCCAACTCTTAATGTAGTTGATAGCACTCAACAACAAAATACAAAGACCAAAAAAGCTACCTATCAACAACCTACCTTATCTATTGCGTTAAGTATCCCGAATCGTTTTTTTGTCCGTAGTAGTATGTTTGAAAGTGAGTGGGGAGGGAACCTAACTATTAACAAAGTCATAACAAGTCCTGTTATTACAGGAGCACTAACTTCTATAAGAGGAAATTTTAATTTACTAGGAAAACAATTTTCTCTTGCTAAAAGTACAATATCATTTTCAGGATCAGTTCCACCAAACCCACTACTCAATATTTCTTTAACATATTCATCACCTTCTATTACAGCTATAGGCATTATTAAAGGTACAACTAGTAATCCTAATATTACTTTTTCAAGTACACCACCTTTACCTCAAGATGAAATAGTTTCCCAAGTTCTTTTTGGTAAAAGCTCACAAAGTCTTAGCAGGATACAAGCCATACAACTTGCTCAAGAATTAGCAAACTTAACAGGATTTAATACTGGAAGTATGAATTTCCTAACAAATATTCGACAGACATTAGGGTTAGATATACTTAGCTTAGGGACAACTTCTAATAGAAAAGCCAATACATCCAACTCAAACGATCAAATAGAAGATATCCCTGTTATAGAACTAGGTAAATATATTACAGACACTGTTTATGTTGGTGTTGAACAAAGTTATTTAGATAGTAATGATACTGGGGCAAGAATATCAGTTGAACTTGCACCTAATTTTAATCTTGAAGGTAGAACAGGGACTCAATATAGTGAGATAGGTATTAATTGGAAAAAAGATTATTAATGGCTTATTTTTTATATCTAAAAAGGATATTTTGTTATTAATACAAAATATCCTTTTTAACAAAATTATTTCCCTCTTCCACTTTTCAATGGAGTCATTGGAGCTCCAGAATCAGGTTCCATATTATTATATCCACCCATACCATAGTATCCCATACCATGACGATGCATCAACCCGCTACCATAAATATAGTGGCCACGAATGCCTACTTCACTAGATAACTTCTCATACATTTTTTCATATTCAGATGATAATTCTGTATGCATTTTAGCAATTTCACGAGAGAGCTCTTGAATCACTGAACGATCAGGTTTGCTACTTTGTGCCATAGCTTGCAACTCTAGACGTTTTGCTAAAATCTTTTCTCTTAATTCCTGGGTCTTTTTAGCAAACTCTTTAACAATGGTATCACATTTAGTTTGCATCTCAGGTGTTAAATATTGATAAACACCACTACCACTTTTTCCATTATTATCCCCCCCTGGACAAGGAGAAAGCCTTTTTGCGTCAACTAATGTAGTATTAATACATATTAATCCTACCATAACAAACATAATAAAATATTTTTTTAAAATGCCATTCATTAACCAACCTCCATAGATTAAACTTCAATAGATTTACTACTCACCCTTATCTTCATTAACTCATCTTTTAACATTTAACATTAAAAATTCACTATAATTACAGTACATATTAGATCAAACTATAATAATTATATAATCATCAATGACAAAAATTTGTCTCTTGTTAAGAGCTTACTAAAGTTAACACAGCTATGCAACTAGTTGTAACTAAATAATCTTTTATCTTCTAATAATAACAAGACATTCCAATTAAGATATTATATATAGATTATAAATATAGTAGGACCTCAGCTAAGCTGAGGTCCTACTATATTTATAATTTTCTGGTCGGAGCGACTGGATTCGAACCAGCGGCCCCCTGGTCCCAAACCAGGTGCGCTACCAAACTGCGCCACACTCCGCTATTTTATTATATCTATTACACCACAAAATAGGTAACATCACAATAAATCAAAATTACTTGGCAATAATACGAAAATCATCACGACGATTTTTTGCCCATACAGCTGGCCCTGTTCCTTCAACAGCTGGACGCTCTTTCCCAAAACTTATTATCTCAAGCTGAGATGGATTTACTCCAAGCATGACTAAATATTCATATGCTGCACGTGCACGACGCTCTCCAAGTGCTAAATTATACTCTTGAGTACCACGAGCGTCACAATTACCTTCTATACGGACACGAATACAAGGATATTCTTTTAAAAGTTCAGCTTTCTTCTGCAACATATCACGATATTCAGGTTTAATATCATATTTATCAAAATCAAAATAAATAATCCCATCAGTTATAGTTTCTGCAGCTGCATTAATTGCTGGTGCTGGAGCAATACACTCCGTTGCTAAAGATTGTTCTACATCAACACTCTTTTTACAACAACCAAAACCTGCACTTAATACTACTAACAGAACCAGAACTATGCCATAACGTCTAAATACTTCCATTTCCTTTCCTCCTAAGTCTCTTCACACACTGTGTTTCCCCAGCCATCGATTAACACACCACTAGTTAATTCTAATATTTTTTTACTTTAACAAAATTTACTTATTTATTATACATAAATATATTCTAGCTGGACTAATATAATAGCTATCTAGCTTTATTTGCAACTGTTATTTTCCCCCAACGTGGGAACGATGCATCGCCATGTCCTGTAGGGATTTGCTTTGCATCTCCACCATGACGTGTTATCAAATAAATCTGCTTTTTACCACTACGTGTTGATGTAAAAGCAATAAAATAGCTATCAGGAGCAAAAGATGGTTGCTCATCATTACCAGGGCCAAAAGTAACTTGTCTCTCAATTCCTGTCAGCAAATCTTGTACAAAAATACGATTACCATCATCTGTCAATCGAGAAAATGCGATGAGTGTCCCATCAGGACTCATAGTAGGCTCTGTATTATAACAACCTTGACGGCTAACACGACTAACTTGTCCTGAAGAAAAATCTTTCATAAAAATTTGTGGATTACTTAGCCTATTAGAACAAAATGCCATTTTTGTTCCTTTAGCATCAAATGATGGAGAAACATTTATAGCAGGGCTTTCCTCTAGCACTTTCTCTTTTTGAAAAGTATGATCCAATAAAAAAATATCTGGATACTTACCAGTAGAAAGGCTAACTGCTACTTTATTGTCTGGCATAAACACAGGTCCTATAACCGTATTCCCAGGGAAACGAATTCTCTGGATTTTATTTGTTAACCTATCCCAAACACCTAGAGCATGTGATCGATCGTCTAAATGTGTAAAGACAATAAACCTTCCATCTATAGACCATGAAGGTGACATTGCCGTTCCTGAAATATCTGTTATCTGACGTAATTCTTTCCCTGTTGGTTTAACTAGCCACACATCTCTTACATTCTTCCCATTACCTTGTTTCACAAAGGCTAATGTAGAAAGAAAAAAATCCCCACTACCGGTTAAAGTCTTCATAAGATCTGCGCAAAACTTATCTGCTATATTAGAAATTTCACTTTTAACAACACCACTATATGCTGTACCAAAAACAAACTTGCCAGAATATGTTTCATATAATCTTAATTCAACACTAGAGTCAGAATGATCTCCCTTTGGCCAACCAACAGTTATAAGTAAATCGGAACCTGCCAATTGAAAACGTTTAAAATCTATATTTGGCGGCTGATAACCCTCTAGCGAACTTCCATTTAAAATTGCCTTTTCATCAGTAAGCCTCATAAATGGAAGATAACTTAGATTATTACGAATAGCTCTATCAAGATCAATGCCAAGATCTGTTGCAAGGACTCCTGGGGAGATAATTGGTCTAGCCATAGCTACATGTACAATATTTTGACCAGGACCATAAATATCTATCTGCATAGCTGATAAGGCTGGATGACATAAGCATACTAATAATAAAATTATCAATATTCCTAATGATCTGTAAGTGTTACCTCTACTCATAATAATAAACACCAATAAAAATTATATAGTTAGGTATAGTTAGTAAAAATAGTCAGTATTTAACTTAGGGTACTAATTTATTTATCCTCTAACACAAAAAATCATTTTAAGTGATTACTCTCTCTATTATCAGTTTACAATATCGGCTACTAATCCCTTATTATCTATCAAAAATTAGATTTCCTCGAAAAGACTAAAAATATTTCTTAATAAAATTATCATATCTATAGATGAAGTAGCAACATGTTAGTTCACTTTCTACATAAAAAGCTATCTATATAACAAAAAACGTTAGAGAAAGAGTAAAATAATTCTATTTTAAAATATCTATAACAAATTATAACTATTATAATATTACTTTTTTAAGAGCCAAATATCCTTAACTCAAATTAACCTAAAAAATATTTTCTTAATTAACAAGATATTACAATAAGTAAAATTTTTAAGTTGTCTAACCTGTTACAACATACGGAAAGTATTACTGAACTTCTAGCGAGTTAAAAACAATAATCATATCTTGCTGTGCAGGTGTTGGTGGTGGTGGTAATATTTTTGTCCTAATTACCGCATTTACAGCAGAAGCATCAAAATCTGATCTACCAGAACTACGCTCAATTACACAGGAAAGAACATTACCATCTGCATCAATACGTACATGGACTAGTGCAACTAAATTATCACGAGAATACGTTGGGATACTCCAGTTTGGTCGAACAGACATCATTACTAATCCAGCATAAATATCATGTAATCCACCACCTCCACCATTACCATCACTTACTCCACCTCCACCACCGACTGTAGAAGTTTGTTTTTTAAACCCAGCTAACGCATTAGTTACAGAAGTATTAGGAGAAACTTTTTGTGATTTTTGAATATTTGTCTTTTTCTTTGCATCTAATAATGCATCTTTTAAAGAAGCACTCCCTCCTATTGGTTCTGTCTTCTTTACTATTTTTTTAGCTGGTTCTCCTTTTGGTTGCATTTTTTCAACTTTTTTAGCTAATTCTTGTTTTGCCTTTGGAGTATCTAAAATTTTTTCTGTAGGAATTTTTTGCTCTATCCTTTCATTAACTGCTATCTCTTCCCTTACAGGAACTGCAATTGGTTGAAGTTGGTTTTGAGACTCATGACCACCTATTGTTTCTTGTCTAAGAGGTACAAAATCAGAACTAGTCTGAACAGAAGGATTCTTTAGAACTGGAATATTTTCTATTGGGATAGAAGGTGTAACTGTTGAAGTTTTAGTAGGAACAGGGATCTGCTGTCCTAATACAGGAGAGGGTAGTCTACCACCTCCTATAGACTCCATAGTTAAGCTAATCTGAATTGGACGCTCAGGTCTTACAATAGTCTTAGTAGGCCAAAAAACTATAATTAAGATCAACCCAATATGTAGAATGAGTGATGCGATATAACTAATAAATCGCATAA
The sequence above is drawn from the Lawsonia intracellularis PHE/MN1-00 genome and encodes:
- a CDS encoding periplasmic heavy metal sensor — protein: MNGILKKYFIMFVMVGLICINTTLVDAKRLSPCPGGDNNGKSGSGVYQYLTPEMQTKCDTIVKEFAKKTQELREKILAKRLELQAMAQSSKPDRSVIQELSREIAKMHTELSSEYEKMYEKLSSEVGIRGHYIYGSGLMHRHGMGYYGMGGYNNMEPDSGAPMTPLKSGRGK
- a CDS encoding translocation/assembly module TamB domain-containing protein, producing the protein MNNTKILSKLLYTLLGAFTLFLGLIITGILFIRTSTGIAWIKNTVSSLLQQQGIILQVSSIIGPFPEQITINELSLSDVNGTYLTISNLEIQSNLWALFKGQLEILSFELNDLVLYRLPSNNNLKKSSTSFVLPHISFDLTPWWTEHIRIQNIHINNTQLSSDIIGIPLVLSLEGDGTLTNWNGTFQLSSSNKTKIIGTLRYQGNKTQFFEYVHPTRIVTLEIDSVADKKSYNNSILEQPLHLHLSIYPEHNRIILHSLLAEYGSWLLTSESIEVSNEQLKGNILLKYNGEATHQLPIKKLNSSITLSGSLNKPNFSIQMTLPEINITKNIIDLQTELVINLGLFSTHSDILTSGTITVQGETIPNSILSSAVDIIASTTTHTITLEHATLTSPEMHFSLSGEFNSLLGNIDANLKGNTPTLSIFSSLLGLPDLTGQSNITIGLHRQGSSSSIEGTATVSLNNMNWGVQALQGTLGDNATLSGIYNLTPIDWSISLNKLKLTAKNVYAEGLINFQKKYIDSSINLIIPNLQLIAPPISGELQSLITVSGKLDAPSIESKIFSSQLTWNALQLNNPQLIITTTQSSSSAIKGNITLSAEPASSEALTFSSNWGILPTEILVEKIIGNILGVNLDGNIKITKKDYLINGDIIAEVQSWKDIANILQIPIRGSASIKIQFDPKNQQCISTQWQLKNFILGNNFNVTTIKGRADTIQLHKNPTIALSSKIGAGTYEDFQWTQGTLDIKGTLKNFNSKINIAGQTTVNANFQTNLFEKNINITTLNLKNIQKNIGIKLLQPIKIIVSPQQFVLNNCSLAILPSGTITTDIYVTPQRLNANAIIKEVSLLSFQPFSILLPQGNINGHITLTGIPSKPKGTLSFDILNIHYPRPNPSIANLHVEGEIISSPNNICKLNATLTEKKEPIPISIQATLPFEFTENNIPMLSKMRPFSAHIKWTGILDTLWKLIPLTDYIMAGNGSLDASLSGTLDSPTYAIITTLSNANFQDLSLGLYLENINAKLQVFSNRISHIQATASDGKQGSIQLIGNIGSSKEHFPLSINGSFTNLAPLQRKDLSLTLSGAATLEGTLKQSEVKGDIVINQGEFQLTEGLTSNIPTLNVVDSTQQQNTKTKKATYQQPTLSIALSIPNRFFVRSSMFESEWGGNLTINKVITSPVITGALTSIRGNFNLLGKQFSLAKSTISFSGSVPPNPLLNISLTYSSPSITAIGIIKGTTSNPNITFSSTPPLPQDEIVSQVLFGKSSQSLSRIQAIQLAQELANLTGFNTGSMNFLTNIRQTLGLDILSLGTTSNRKANTSNSNDQIEDIPVIELGKYITDTVYVGVEQSYLDSNDTGARISVELAPNFNLEGRTGTQYSEIGINWKKDY
- a CDS encoding PD40 domain-containing protein: MSRGNTYRSLGILIILLLVCLCHPALSAMQIDIYGPGQNIVHVAMARPIISPGVLATDLGIDLDRAIRNNLSYLPFMRLTDEKAILNGSSLEGYQPPNIDFKRFQLAGSDLLITVGWPKGDHSDSSVELRLYETYSGKFVFGTAYSGVVKSEISNIADKFCADLMKTLTGSGDFFLSTLAFVKQGNGKNVRDVWLVKPTGKELRQITDISGTAMSPSWSIDGRFIVFTHLDDRSHALGVWDRLTNKIQRIRFPGNTVIGPVFMPDNKVAVSLSTGKYPDIFLLDHTFQKEKVLEESPAINVSPSFDAKGTKMAFCSNRLSNPQIFMKDFSSGQVSRVSRQGCYNTEPTMSPDGTLIAFSRLTDDGNRIFVQDLLTGIERQVTFGPGNDEQPSFAPDSYFIAFTSTRSGKKQIYLITRHGGDAKQIPTGHGDASFPRWGKITVANKAR
- the tolA gene encoding cell envelope integrity protein TolA — translated: MRFISYIASLILHIGLILIIVFWPTKTIVRPERPIQISLTMESIGGGRLPSPVLGQQIPVPTKTSTVTPSIPIENIPVLKNPSVQTSSDFVPLRQETIGGHESQNQLQPIAVPVREEIAVNERIEQKIPTEKILDTPKAKQELAKKVEKMQPKGEPAKKIVKKTEPIGGSASLKDALLDAKKKTNIQKSQKVSPNTSVTNALAGFKKQTSTVGGGGGVSDGNGGGGGLHDIYAGLVMMSVRPNWSIPTYSRDNLVALVHVRIDADGNVLSCVIERSSGRSDFDASAVNAVIRTKILPPPPTPAQQDMIIVFNSLEVQ
- the pal gene encoding peptidoglycan-associated lipoprotein Pal: MEVFRRYGIVLVLLVVLSAGFGCCKKSVDVEQSLATECIAPAPAINAAAETITDGIIYFDFDKYDIKPEYRDMLQKKAELLKEYPCIRVRIEGNCDARGTQEYNLALGERRARAAYEYLVMLGVNPSQLEIISFGKERPAVEGTGPAVWAKNRRDDFRIIAK